CGTCCGGGGGATTCTGGCAAGCTACCGCCCCACTGATCGACGAGTGGCTGGCATCGCTCCCTTTTCCCTTGGCTCTGCACCTGAACGGGGGCTCGCTCCTCCTGACTCTGGGCATTGTCCTAGCGCTGGGAGCACCGGCCAATGGATCTATCCGAGCCCTCTTGAACCTAGCGACCAGCAACTGGAAGTCGTCTGAACAGCGTTTGCGCGGCGGTCGAATCCTGGGCCTTCTGGAACGTTGGCTGATCTTCGGGCTAGCTCTCCTGGGAGAGCCTACTGCAGCCGCCCTTGTCATCTCGGCCAAGAGCATTCTCCGATTCCCGGAGCTCAGCTACTCAGCAAGAGGGATCGTGGGAACCTCCGGAGGAGCGGAGGGGGAGGCGAGAACCGTGGACACAATGACCGAGTACTTCTTGATCGGATCCCTCAGCAGCTGGACTTTGGCGTTGGCCGCTTCGCTTCCCCTGCTTTCCCCTTGACTCGACCCGGCCCTTCGGCGCCAAGCTCCTCTAGTAGGGCATCTCCGGCACGTGGCCGCAGAGGCGGGCGTAGACGGTGAGGGCGCCGCGGTGGTGGGCGGTGTGATCGCTGATGCCGCCGCAGATGGCCCCCTTGGGCAAACCGCCCATCACCGGGCCTTCCGGCAGCGGTGCGGCCAGCTCCTCCGCGGACTTGGACTCGATGGTCTTCACCGCCCGCTCGAAGGAGGCCGCTACCATCGCCCGGGCCTCCGCCAGGGAGGTGACCGCCTGCAGCTGGCGGATATGCTCCTCGAAGTTCATGTCGAAGCCTTCCGGCCGAAACGCTCCCTCGACGAACCAATCGACGGTGAAGGCCACGTGGGCCACCTGCTGGGCGACGGTCATCATGCCCTCCGCCGGCGCGAACTGGCTATCCTCCTCGCGCAGGCAGGCGCTGGATTTGTTGAAGAATTGCTGCGCGCTGCGCAACTCGCCGATCAATACCTGATGGTTCATGGGGGGAGCTCCTCTCGCGGTCGTTGTAGCTGGTCGTTGGGGGGGGCTTGTCGCCCCCGCTGACGCCCATTCTCACCCCGCGATCCATACCCCGTCCAGCCCTTGCTGCTGGCTCGCCGAGCCTCAGGGGCAGATGGAGTTGGTGTACGCCGGACCGGCGATGAAGTCCGGCTGAATCTCCGTCGCCGGCGCCAACCCAGCCTGCCAATTGACTAGCAGGTCATGAAAGGACGACCCCACCGGACTGATGTGGTGGGTGTAGAAGTCCCCGGTGAGAATGCTCACGTGCTGATCGCACTTGGGACCGAAGACCCCCGGCTGGGTGAGGAAGGGCTCGAGGCCCCCAGCACCGAAGGCGAGGTCGTTGAGCAGGGTGACCTGACCGGTCCAATACTGCGCGATCCCGGGAAAGAGCTGCCAAGCTTGGAAGCTGTCGCGGGCCGCAGTGTCGTTGATGTCCATGCGCAGGAAGAACGGCGTCTCGATGTGGTTGGCCAGGGTGTAGGTGGTGTCGTAGCAGATCTCCGGGTGACTGCCGACGGCATTGTGGGCGGCAGCGAAGGCCGCACCCTGACAGCTCTGATCGATGGCCGTGCTGTTGGCTCCCCAGAAGACGTCGGATCGCGGCACCACCCAATTGAGCAGATAGTCCGCGTAGCTCACCGGAGCCCCGGCGACGGCACCCCAGGTGATCCACGGCTCCCACATGGCCGGCGCGGCCCCGGCGTCGATCACGCCGTAGATCTCCGGCTGGCCCGCCACCGCGGCGGTGAGCAGCGCGTTGAGGCTGTCCAGGTGATGCCGCACCCCTCCGCCGCCGGCGGATTCGCCGGCGATGACGATCTCGTCGGCGGTGGCCAGCGACGGCAGCGGCGTGCTGTAGAAGGTCG
This genomic interval from Acidobacteriota bacterium contains the following:
- a CDS encoding pectin acetylesterase-family hydrolase, with the translated sequence MTEQPVSVPSRSICHRGLLSAWLLSLVLAAGSMSAQPLSTVVCANGGPNYTPFAMSEFLATDTGTPLLRHTLTGPDSRCNDGTSAVMYIRPADAHYTGPQLTDAEKQQEKWVIFFDGGGGCGDADGCGERWCNLNGFNRGAKMSTTGVYDAIRGPGILRQDPATNHFAGYNHVLIYYCSSDNYIGSQAHTSITAVGGPLAGTSYDIEFNGEAIVADVFNTLLAGAAPDAGPAATFYSTPLPSLATADEIVIAGESAGGGGVRHHLDSLNALLTAAVAGQPEIYGVIDAGAAPAMWEPWITWGAVAGAPVSYADYLLNWVVPRSDVFWGANSTAIDQSCQGAAFAAAHNAVGSHPEICYDTTYTLANHIETPFFLRMDINDTAARDSFQAWQLFPGIAQYWTGQVTLLNDLAFGAGGLEPFLTQPGVFGPKCDQHVSILTGDFYTHHISPVGSSFHDLLVNWQAGLAPATEIQPDFIAGPAYTNSICP
- a CDS encoding DinB family protein; the encoded protein is MNHQVLIGELRSAQQFFNKSSACLREEDSQFAPAEGMMTVAQQVAHVAFTVDWFVEGAFRPEGFDMNFEEHIRQLQAVTSLAEARAMVAASFERAVKTIESKSAEELAAPLPEGPVMGGLPKGAICGGISDHTAHHRGALTVYARLCGHVPEMPY